A window of the Citrus sinensis cultivar Valencia sweet orange chromosome 9, DVS_A1.0, whole genome shotgun sequence genome harbors these coding sequences:
- the LOC102611186 gene encoding protein BIG GRAIN 1-like B codes for MYKREQKLREDRYMQERKNPSFSSSLLDEIYRSTDDGVAKSPDLKFYRETMNTRQSRSRGRSSKPVEEEQMSSLQRACLIEKWMDKKVGEKANPKQGQVWNDCERRLHRDHDHDQDVMFFSSTSSSSDSSSGGFSSSDTDSLYGSRSGASFFEPRRPKPVRTSVAAAQAQPEKAKRTERTERAALFYEQRELHLFDDYQYRHYNSATPKQLDGTDLIKSKSRALKIYNNLKKVKQPISPGGRLASFINSLFTAGNAKKTKNSASSLNASYDDDVMNAVRSSKSGQVSTCSSASSFSRSCLSKSSPSTRERLRNGAQRSVRFYPVSVIVDEDCRPCGHKCLYEEDNTSLMSVSVATAWKIGKSPSRKNEVERVGEMAREFLKDYHQNQKKNDVIMRDVRVNYDDDDDDAASCSSSDLFELDHLNVIGNDRYCEELPVYETTHVGTNRAIANGLIM; via the coding sequence ATGTACAAGCGGGAGCAAAAGCTTAGAGAAGATAGATATATGCAAGAGCGAAAGAACCCATCTTTCTCTTCGAGTCTTCTCGATGAAATCTACCGTTCAACCGACGACGGCGTCGCAAAGTCGCCAGATTTGAAGTTCTACAGAGAAACCATGAATACCAGACAGAGCAGAAGCAGGGGCAGAAGCAGCAAGCCAGTTGAAGAAGAACAAATGTCAAGCCTTCAGCGGGCTTGTTTGATCGAGAAGTGGATGGACAAGAAGGTTGGCGAGAAGGCAAACCCGAAACAGGGGCAGGTTTGGAATGACTGCGAGAGGAGGTTGCATCGTGATCATGACCATGATCAGGATGTTATGTTCTTTAGCTCCACTTCGAGCTCATCAGATTCGAGTTCCGGTGGATTCTCATCGTCTGATACGGATTCATTGTACGGCTCGAGATCGGGAGCTTCTTTTTTTGAGCCCCGAAGGCCTAAGCCTGTGAGGACTAGCGTAGCAGCAGCTCAGGCTCAGCCAGAGAAAGCAAAGAGAACAGAGAGAACAGAGAGGGCTGCTCTGTTTTATGAACAGAGAGAATTGCATTTGTTTGATGATTATCAGTATCGTCACTACAATTCCGCCACACCAAAGCAGCTTGATGGCACCGATCTCATCAAGTCAAAATCAAGGGCCttgaaaatttacaacaatCTCAAGAAAGTGAAGCAGCCCATTTCGCCCGGTGGTCGCCTCGCAAGTTTCATTAACTCGCTTTTCACAGCAGGAAAcgcaaagaaaacaaagaattcAGCAAGCTCGCTGAACGCAagttatgatgatgatgtcaTGAACGCTGTGAGGAGCTCAAAGTCAGGGCAGGTGTCAACTTGTTCTTCGGCTTCTTCGTTCTCAAGATCATGTTTAAGCAAAAGCTCGCCTTCTACGAGGGAAAGACTGCGCAATGGGGCTCAAAGAAGCGTCAGGTTTTACCCAGTTAGCGTTATCGTGGACGAAGATTGCAGACCATGCGGTCACAAATGCTTATACGAGGAAGATAATACGAGCTTAATGTCGGTTTCAGTAGCTACAGCTTGGAAAATTGGGAAATCACCGTCAAGAAAGAACGAAGTCGAGCGTGTCGGAGAAATGGCTCGAGAGTTCTTGAAAGATTACCACCAAAAtcagaagaaaaatgatgttatTATGCGAGATGTTCGCGttaattatgatgatgatgatgatgatgcgGCCAGTTGTTCAAGTTCCGATTTGTTTGAGCTTGATCATCTTAACGTTATTGGAAACGATAGGTATTGTGAAGAGCTTCCGGTGTATGAAACCACTCATGTTGGTACCAATCGTGCCATTGCTAATGGCTTGATAAtgtaa